A DNA window from Calliphora vicina chromosome 1, idCalVici1.1, whole genome shotgun sequence contains the following coding sequences:
- the PolI gene encoding DNA polymerase iota → MDFSSMLSKSEPHQRTIIHLDMDYFYAQVEELRDPSLRTKPLGVQQKNIVVTCNYNARAHGIKKLMLVAEAKRLCPDLVLVNGEDLTPYRQMSQKIFELLLNYTPFVEKLGFDENFMDVSSLVEKREQQKQQQRDQDSDDIDLPPVIGHIYPSDGTTLNACSCGCAQRLALGTQIAQEIRHDLVDKLGVTCCAGVSYNKLLAKLVGSQYKPNQQTVLVSSHAEQFMRELGQLNRVTGIGQKTESLLLESGVANVEELQSCELDFLRKKFGYETAIKLKDLAFGRDTSGVRPTGKPKSIGLEDSCKPISVRTDVEERFRMLLMRLMEQVAEDGRIPICLKVILRKFDAQKKSSHRETKQANILPSLFKSTSCTDTGGPKVMLAEGAQEKLLKIIMRLFERVVDMNKPFNITLIGLAFSKFQQRKVGSSSIANFLIKKTDLEVQSITSLTNTDVVEANPEGSSSSTHSTSPMLSNDEAFRSSPTTFQPSDQFYRRRTTAASPIPMLIDNGSESGATNSDFSDFSETEVEPSPKKSRISRLIMNKRRCFGSSAIYNSTGDTAAEVASPSKLRVCDLRLNSRDSDRDFPMSPCSVTATSTTTSSLSSLTTSAATSETTTPSTSHSITTTATGCNNLQRFCPVQPPPSTLLSRIDRLEDFRANALIFARRHSLASSSATISPMPSPMDDCVDTQTLPVALSPPQLEILENDTINVEKLSTTITGNLSNIPCPAGVDPQVFNELPVDVQNELIASWRSSLAAAAAAVANGNMSPLNSSQSSGSQSISQTQTTANTTAKAGGSGVNTNGAQKNTLYRYFLRNK, encoded by the exons ATGGACTTTTCTAGCATGCTCAGTAAGAGTGAGCCACACCAACGTACTATTATACACTTGGATATGGATTATTTTTATGCTCAAGTTGAAGAACTGCGTGATCCATCCTTGCGTACAAAACCGTTGGGAGTACAACAGAAAAATATTGTTGTCACGTGCAACTATAATGCACGAGCACACGGCATAAAAAAGCTAATGTTGGTCGCTGAAGCGAAACGTTTATGTCCAGACTTAGTACTGGTAAATGGGGAAGATTTAACACCATACCGGCAGATGTCacagaaaatatttgaattgttaCTTAATTATACTCCTTTTGTGGAAAAATTAGGTTTCGATGAGAATTTCATGGACGTCTCTTCACTGGTGGAAAAGCgagaacaacaaaaacaacaacaacgggACCAAGATTCCGACGATATAGATTTACCACCAGTCATAGGTCACATATATCCCTCAGATGGAACCACATTAAATGCCTGCAGCTGTGGTTGCGCCCAGCGTTTAGCGTTGGGCACACAAATCGCTCAAGAAATACGACATGATCTTGTGGATAAATTGGGAGTTACTTGCTGTGCCGGAGTATCGTATAACAAACTTTTGGCCAAATTAGTTGGCTCTCAATACAAACCGAATCAACAAACTGTACTTGTCTCATCGCATGCCGAACAATTTATGCGTGAATTGGGCCAATTAAATCGGGTAACCGGCATTGGACAAAAAACCGAATCTCTTCTGCTCGAAAGTGGGGTGGCAAATGTCGAAGAACTACAAAGTTGTGAATTGGATTTTTTGCGTAAAAAATTTGGTTATGAAACTGCAATCAAACTAAAAGATCTGGCCTTTGGTCGCGACACAAGTGGAGTACGTCCAACTGGTAAACCAAAAAGTATTGGTTTAGAAGATTCTTGTAAACCTATATCAGTTAGAACGGATGTCGAAGAACGCTTTCGTATGTTATTGATGAGATTAATGGAACAG GTCGCTGAAGATGGGCGTAttccaatttgtttaaaagttattttgcgTAAATTCGATGCTCAGAAGAAGAGTAGCCATCGCGAAACTAAACAAGCTAATATACTCCCGTCTCTCTTTAAGTCAACTTCTTGTACGGACACCGGGGGCCCAAAAGTCATGTTAGCGGAAGGTGCTCAAGAAAAACTGTTGAAAATCATTATGCGTTTATTTGAACGTGTCGTAGATATGAATAAACCTTTCAATATAACCTTAATAGGTTTAGCATTTTCAAAGTTCCAACAACGTAAAGTTGGATCATCGTCCATAGCAAATTTTCTTATCAAGAAAACAGATTTAGAAGTGCAATCGATAACATCTCTAACAAATACAGATGTTGTTGAGGCCAATCCGGAGGGATCGTCATCGTCAACACACTCTACTTCCCCAATGCTCAGTAATGATGAGGCATTTCGTTCGTCGCCTACAACTTTCCAACCAAGTGATCAATTTTATCGTAGAAGAACTACGGCTGCTTCCCCCATCCCTATGTTGATCGATAACGGTTCAGAATCGGGAGCTACAAATTCGGACTTTTCCGACTTTTCGGAAACTGAAGTGGAGCCTTCACCGAAAAAGAGCCGTATTAGTCGTTTGATAATGAATAAACGGCGTTGTTTTGGTAGTTCTGCCATTTACAATTCTACGGGCGATACAGCTGCTGAGGTTGCTTCGCCGAGTAAATTACGTGTGTGCGATTTACGATTAAATTCGAGGGATAGTGATCGTGATTTTCCGATGAGTCCATGCTCGGTTACGGCGACATCGACGACAACATCATCCTTATCATCATTAACGACAAGCGCAGCCACCAGTGAAACTACTACACCATCAACATCGCACTCAATTACTACCACTGCCACTGGTTGTAATAATTTGCAACGTTTTTGTCCTGTCCAACCTCCACCTTCAACTCTTTTAAGTCGCATTGACCGTTTGGAGGATTTTCGTGCAAACGCATTAATTTTTGCCCGTAGACATTCACTAGCATCTTCATCAGCCACCATTTCACCAATGCCATCTCCTATGGACGATTGCGTTGACACACAAACACTGCCAGTTGCTTTATCACCGCCACAGTTGGAAATACTCGAAAATGATACCATAAATGTAGAGAAATTATCAACAACCATCACTGGTAATCTTTCAAACATTCCCTGCCCTGCTGGGGTTGATCCTCAGGTTTTTAATGAGTTGCCGGTAGATGTACAAAACGAACTGATAGCATCATGGCGTTCCTCTTTGgcggcagcagcagcagctgtAGCCAATGGAAATATGTCTCCTCTAAATTCATCACAAAGCAGTGGATCGCAGTCAATATCTCAAACACAAACTACTGCAAATACGACTGCGAAAGCTGGTGGTAGTGGTGTCAATACTAATGGTGCTCAAAAAAATACCctttataggtattttttgCGTAATAAGTGA